From the Acidilutibacter cellobiosedens genome, one window contains:
- the megL gene encoding methionine gamma-lyase, producing the protein MDREDINTLGFGTKAIHGGHKKDSQYGSLATPIFQTSTFVFDSAEQGGKRFALEESGYIYTRLGNPTVAEAEEKIALLEGGEAGAATSSGMGAVAASLWTALKAGDHVVASDTLYGCTFSLLNHGLTRFGVDVTFVDISNLEELESAMRPNTKVVYLETPANPTLKITDIEAVSKIAHKVKGCLVFVDNTFSTPYIQKPLELGADVVIHSATKYLNGHGDVIAGFAVGRKKFIEEVKMFGIKDMTGSVMSPFDAYLIIRGMKTLEIRMEKHCDNAIKVAKFLETHPAVKKVYYPGLESFEYYELAKKQMKLPGAIISFELKGGIEEGKTVMNNVKLAKLAVSLGDPETLIQHPASMTHSPYTPEERAEAGISDGLVRLSVGLETAEDIIADLKEALDLVIK; encoded by the coding sequence ATGGATAGAGAAGATATAAATACTCTGGGATTTGGAACGAAAGCTATTCACGGAGGTCATAAAAAGGATTCTCAGTATGGTTCTTTGGCTACGCCTATATTTCAAACGTCTACATTTGTATTTGATTCTGCTGAGCAGGGAGGGAAAAGGTTTGCCTTAGAAGAATCGGGCTACATATATACAAGGTTGGGAAATCCAACGGTTGCCGAGGCGGAAGAAAAGATAGCTTTATTGGAAGGAGGAGAGGCTGGAGCGGCGACTTCTTCAGGCATGGGAGCGGTGGCAGCATCTTTATGGACTGCTTTAAAAGCGGGAGATCATGTAGTTGCTTCCGATACTCTCTACGGATGTACTTTTTCGCTTTTAAACCATGGACTTACCAGATTCGGAGTAGATGTTACATTTGTAGATATAAGTAATCTTGAAGAACTGGAATCTGCCATGAGGCCTAATACTAAAGTTGTTTATTTAGAAACTCCTGCAAATCCCACTTTAAAAATTACCGATATTGAAGCCGTATCTAAAATAGCTCATAAGGTTAAGGGATGTTTGGTATTTGTTGACAATACCTTCAGCACTCCTTATATACAAAAGCCCTTAGAACTCGGAGCAGATGTGGTTATTCATTCGGCTACAAAGTATTTAAATGGACATGGAGATGTAATTGCAGGTTTTGCAGTAGGTAGGAAGAAGTTTATAGAAGAAGTTAAGATGTTTGGAATAAAGGATATGACCGGTTCGGTTATGAGCCCCTTTGATGCATATTTAATAATAAGAGGAATGAAAACATTGGAAATAAGAATGGAAAAGCACTGTGATAATGCTATAAAAGTAGCGAAATTTTTGGAGACTCACCCTGCCGTTAAGAAAGTTTATTATCCAGGTCTTGAGAGCTTCGAATACTATGAATTAGCAAAGAAACAGATGAAATTGCCGGGAGCCATAATTTCCTTTGAATTGAAAGGCGGAATTGAGGAAGGAAAAACGGTCATGAATAATGTAAAACTTGCGAAACTTGCCGTAAGCTTAGGAGATCCTGAAACATTGATTCAGCATCCCGCATCTATGACCCATTCGCCTTATACTCCCGAGGAGAGGGCAGAAGCCGGAATCAGTGACGGACTGGTCAGATTATCGGTTGGGCTTGAAACAGCGGAAGATATAATTGCAGATTTAAAAGAAGCTTTAGATTTGGTGATAAAATAG
- a CDS encoding phosphatase PAP2 family protein: MKKKFKSFDKRLLHWFNDTIKCKVLDRFMYRITNLGGGIFTTIILLAMIVFGKEKIRVAGIEGLTSLSVSQIFVQVLKKSLQRERPYNILKNINTFGINLRDYSFPSGHTTASFSIATTMTLNFPSISVILVILALTIGISRMYLGVHYPTDVIAGIVIGISSAVIIHFQFIELVEKFSYIIYN, from the coding sequence ATGAAAAAAAAATTTAAATCTTTTGATAAAAGATTACTTCATTGGTTTAATGATACAATAAAATGCAAAGTTTTAGATAGATTTATGTATAGGATAACTAACCTGGGGGGAGGAATATTTACTACAATTATTCTTCTTGCAATGATTGTATTTGGAAAAGAAAAAATAAGGGTTGCAGGGATCGAGGGGCTTACATCTCTTTCTGTCAGCCAAATATTTGTTCAAGTGTTGAAAAAATCTTTGCAAAGGGAAAGACCGTATAATATATTGAAAAACATAAATACCTTTGGAATTAATTTAAGGGACTATTCTTTTCCTTCGGGACATACTACAGCAAGTTTTTCAATTGCTACAACAATGACTCTTAATTTTCCAAGTATTTCTGTTATATTAGTAATTTTAGCACTTACAATTGGAATTTCGAGAATGTACTTGGGAGTCCATTATCCTACAGATGTTATTGCAGGAATTGTAATAGGGATTTCTTCGGCAGTTATAATTCATTTTCAGTTTATTGAATTAGTTGAAAAATTTTCTTATATTATTTATAACTAA
- a CDS encoding GerMN domain-containing protein, translating to MKKRIIILWTMIFMIGITAGCSIDSNKDNSNIDAENIQEETIYIPDYYPFKKNTVMYYSGEGNEYAEKKSYFEYIGNNRAQQKILNPGTNMVSILEYKDGELKEIYSEEEFYNIENLLNVDEEKNTVILKEPLNVGASWTLPDGTKRTITGSNVAIETPLREFKALEVTTQMGEDKVEKDYYAKGIGLVASIYNDGETEIKTLLEKIEENAPLVQNMRFYYILNSGEKIVYTQNDIGFKTNEGIEKLFENGFKNPPSEKLISPISQNTAINKINFDKKNRTVKVDFSNELTEEMNAGSNFEAQIIKSIVNTFGDYYDADKIYISTEGVPYSTGHFQLREGEFFSVEEKDVEEFK from the coding sequence ATGAAAAAAAGAATTATTATTTTATGGACAATGATTTTTATGATTGGTATTACTGCCGGCTGCAGCATTGATAGCAATAAAGATAATTCAAATATAGATGCAGAAAATATTCAAGAAGAAACAATATACATACCGGATTACTATCCTTTCAAGAAGAATACAGTTATGTATTATTCGGGAGAAGGGAATGAATATGCCGAAAAAAAATCTTATTTTGAGTATATTGGCAATAACAGAGCACAGCAGAAAATATTGAATCCGGGAACCAATATGGTAAGTATTCTTGAATATAAGGATGGAGAATTAAAAGAAATATATTCGGAAGAGGAATTTTATAATATAGAAAATTTATTGAATGTAGATGAAGAAAAAAATACAGTTATATTGAAGGAACCGTTAAATGTAGGAGCTTCATGGACTCTTCCGGATGGAACTAAAAGAACCATTACAGGTTCCAATGTAGCAATAGAAACACCTTTAAGGGAATTTAAAGCTTTGGAAGTAACTACTCAAATGGGAGAAGATAAAGTTGAGAAGGATTATTATGCTAAAGGAATAGGCCTTGTTGCAAGCATATATAATGATGGAGAAACAGAGATAAAAACTCTTCTTGAAAAAATTGAAGAGAACGCTCCCTTAGTTCAAAATATGAGATTTTATTATATTCTGAACTCAGGAGAAAAAATTGTATATACTCAAAATGATATTGGATTTAAGACGAATGAAGGGATAGAAAAACTATTTGAAAATGGATTTAAGAATCCTCCTTCAGAGAAATTAATATCTCCTATTTCTCAAAACACAGCAATAAATAAAATAAATTTTGATAAAAAAAATAGAACAGTAAAAGTTGATTTTTCCAATGAATTAACTGAAGAAATGAATGCCGGAAGTAATTTTGAAGCTCAAATAATTAAAAGTATAGTAAATACATTCGGAGATTATTATGATGCAGATAAGATATATATTTCAACAGAAGGTGTTCCTTACAGTACAGGTCACTTTCAACTTAGAGAAGGAGAATTCTTTTCGGTTGAGGAAAAGGACGTAGAAGAATTCAAATAA
- a CDS encoding DMT family transporter, translating to MKIERTDKMAKNKGIFFIVIASFLLGSIPLFAKVAFKGGLNSFTTLTLRFLGAAVILFIYIKKHGYSLKINRKQFLFIMLMGSAGYFLTSAFLFNSYKYISTGLATILSFVYPIVVNLFSIVIYKEKVNFRKGLALVLSIIGIYLLVENKSGVMNIKGVLLALSGGFAYAFYILMGANKDLKDINSFILIFYVTLVASLCAFTFSTITGQFHLYINLYSVVGALFLSLACTAIPLILFLMAVRCIGPSEASILNTLEPLVSIIIGAIILKEKIGLGMVIGTFLVILSIIIIAMMDKEKNSEKMNNDI from the coding sequence TTGAAAATTGAAAGGACAGATAAAATGGCAAAAAATAAAGGAATATTTTTTATAGTGATTGCATCATTTTTATTAGGCTCTATACCGTTATTTGCTAAAGTTGCTTTTAAAGGAGGACTTAATTCATTTACTACTCTGACGTTGAGATTTTTGGGGGCAGCAGTTATTTTATTTATCTATATAAAAAAGCATGGGTATAGTTTAAAGATAAACAGAAAACAGTTTTTATTTATCATGCTTATGGGATCGGCAGGATATTTTTTAACTTCAGCCTTTTTATTTAATTCTTATAAGTATATTTCTACGGGACTTGCTACGATACTTAGCTTTGTATACCCAATTGTAGTCAATCTGTTCTCCATAGTTATTTATAAAGAAAAGGTGAATTTCAGGAAAGGATTAGCTTTAGTATTATCTATAATAGGGATATATTTATTAGTGGAAAACAAAAGTGGAGTAATGAATATAAAAGGAGTTTTATTAGCATTGAGTGGAGGGTTTGCCTATGCTTTTTATATTTTAATGGGCGCTAATAAGGATCTGAAGGATATAAATTCATTTATCCTTATTTTTTATGTAACATTAGTGGCATCTTTATGTGCTTTTACTTTTAGTACAATAACAGGCCAATTTCATTTGTATATAAATTTATACTCAGTAGTAGGCGCTCTGTTTTTATCTTTAGCCTGTACTGCAATACCCCTTATATTATTTTTAATGGCTGTAAGATGTATTGGACCTTCGGAGGCTTCAATTCTTAATACTCTTGAGCCCCTTGTGAGTATTATAATAGGTGCGATAATACTAAAAGAAAAAATAGGGTTGGGAATGGTAATAGGAACTTTTTTGGTGATATTGTCAATAATAATTATTGCTATGATGGATAAAGAGAAGAATTCGGAGAAAATGAATAATGATATATAA
- a CDS encoding heavy metal translocating P-type ATPase: MIEKEFLLEGLNCTHCAGEIEEDANKIKGVKKANINFVTKKLKVEIDEIPRAETVSDEVRSIVKRIEPDVIIHEIGGMTTDEIKDDLKTEEEEKNDNIKFVIGVIVFLAAVIFKFEYRIEFILFFISYIIIGGEVLINAFKNILKGKVFDENFLMSIATIGAFIIGEYPEAVSVMLFYEIGEYFQGKAVDHSRKSISTLLDIRPDYANIETNEGIKKVDPNKIEIGQYIIVKPGEKVPLDGIVVEGNSFVDTSNITGESVPRSIQPGDNILSGFVNKEGLLKVRTIKKFGESTVSKILDLVENSSKQKANIEKFITRFSKYYTSVVVFSAIALAFIPPLFFHQDLSTWVYRALIFLVASCPCALVVSIPLGFFGGIGGASKSGILVKGGNYLEGLSMADTIVFDKTGTLTKGIFEVTEVEGVKGYSEDDILKLAAYGEIFSNHPIAKSIVKQYGKEIDKSQISNYREIPGKGIEVTVEGSKVLLGNVKLLQEHGLKVADKSSIGTVVYVSKDEEYIGNIVISDEIRDESKETIKKLKALGIRKTIMLSGDKKTTAEQVGKEIGIDEIYGELLPQEKVEMMDRILKNKKGKKKVIFVGDGVNDAPVIARADVGISMGGMGSDAAVEASDVVIMDDEISKVKTAINISHNTNRIVRENVVFALGVKMVVLILGALGIANMWSAVFADVGVALISVFNSIRALKVEE; the protein is encoded by the coding sequence ATGATAGAGAAGGAATTTTTGTTAGAAGGATTGAATTGTACCCATTGTGCAGGAGAAATTGAAGAAGATGCCAATAAGATAAAAGGTGTTAAAAAAGCAAATATAAATTTTGTTACTAAAAAACTAAAAGTTGAAATAGATGAAATACCAAGGGCTGAAACTGTTTCAGATGAGGTCAGATCCATTGTGAAGAGAATAGAACCTGATGTAATTATACATGAAATTGGTGGTATGACAACGGATGAAATTAAAGATGATTTAAAGACAGAAGAGGAAGAGAAAAATGATAATATAAAATTTGTAATAGGAGTAATTGTTTTTTTAGCTGCCGTAATTTTTAAATTTGAATACAGGATTGAATTTATATTATTTTTTATAAGTTATATAATAATTGGCGGAGAAGTACTGATTAATGCATTTAAAAATATTCTTAAGGGCAAGGTATTCGATGAAAATTTCTTAATGTCTATTGCTACCATAGGGGCGTTTATAATAGGAGAATATCCTGAAGCAGTATCTGTAATGCTTTTTTACGAAATAGGAGAATATTTTCAAGGAAAAGCTGTTGATCATTCAAGAAAATCTATAAGCACCTTGTTGGATATTAGACCGGATTATGCGAATATAGAAACGAATGAAGGAATAAAAAAGGTTGATCCAAATAAAATTGAAATAGGGCAGTATATAATTGTTAAGCCCGGAGAAAAAGTTCCTTTGGACGGAATAGTGGTGGAAGGAAATTCTTTCGTGGATACATCCAATATTACAGGGGAAAGTGTCCCAAGGAGTATACAACCCGGAGATAATATTTTGAGCGGATTTGTGAATAAGGAAGGGTTATTGAAAGTAAGAACTATTAAAAAATTTGGGGAATCTACTGTATCAAAGATATTGGACCTGGTTGAAAATTCTTCAAAACAGAAAGCTAATATTGAAAAATTTATTACAAGGTTTTCTAAATATTATACTTCTGTAGTAGTTTTTTCGGCCATAGCTTTAGCTTTTATTCCTCCTTTGTTTTTTCATCAAGATTTAAGTACTTGGGTATATAGAGCCTTGATATTTCTTGTTGCGTCCTGTCCATGCGCTCTGGTAGTATCCATACCCTTAGGATTTTTTGGAGGAATAGGAGGAGCTTCTAAATCAGGCATTCTTGTTAAAGGGGGAAATTACTTAGAAGGTTTAAGTATGGCGGATACTATAGTATTTGACAAGACGGGAACTTTGACTAAGGGGATATTTGAGGTTACTGAAGTTGAAGGAGTTAAGGGCTACTCTGAAGATGATATATTAAAGTTGGCAGCCTATGGAGAAATATTTTCCAACCATCCTATTGCTAAATCTATCGTTAAACAATATGGGAAAGAAATAGATAAAAGTCAAATTTCCAATTATAGAGAGATACCGGGAAAAGGAATAGAAGTTACCGTGGAGGGAAGTAAAGTTCTTCTCGGAAATGTGAAACTCCTTCAAGAGCATGGATTGAAAGTAGCTGATAAATCGAGTATAGGTACTGTAGTATACGTAAGTAAGGACGAAGAGTATATAGGCAATATAGTAATTTCCGATGAAATAAGAGATGAATCAAAGGAAACTATTAAGAAATTAAAAGCTTTAGGAATACGAAAAACAATAATGCTTTCAGGAGATAAAAAGACTACAGCCGAACAGGTAGGAAAAGAAATAGGAATAGACGAAATTTATGGAGAATTGCTACCTCAGGAAAAAGTTGAGATGATGGATCGAATCTTGAAAAATAAGAAGGGCAAGAAAAAAGTAATATTTGTAGGAGACGGGGTAAATGATGCTCCCGTAATTGCAAGAGCAGATGTGGGGATATCCATGGGAGGAATGGGTTCGGATGCGGCTGTTGAGGCTTCCGATGTGGTTATCATGGATGATGAAATAAGTAAGGTTAAAACGGCAATAAATATTTCCCACAATACGAATAGAATAGTGAGAGAAAATGTAGTTTTTGCATTGGGAGTAAAAATGGTCGTATTGATATTAGGTGCATTGGGGATAGCAAACATGTGGAGTGCGGTATTTGCAGACGTAGGAGTTGCGTTGATTTCAGTGTTTAATTCTATAAGAGCATTAAAAGTGGAAGAATAA
- a CDS encoding serine hydroxymethyltransferase, whose translation MLKNTKISDAELYEIVCEELERQENNIEMIASESTVPLEIMELSGSIFTNKTLEGYPGNRFQAGSEIADKLEILADERAKKLFDAEHVNIQPYSGSTANYCVYSSILKPGDKVLSMRLDQGGHLTHGSPANFLSKVYDYDFYGVNKDTELIDLDEVREKALKDRPKLIIAGGSSYPRLIDYKSFSEIAKEVGAYFMVDMAHVAGLVAAKVIPSPVPYADFVTTSTTKTFGGPRAGMVLCKNEYAKLLDKGVFPGCLGSMHLTTMAAKAWLFKHAATDEFKNIMSSILVNGRKLAEELEKRGFRIVTGGTDNHIVMVDLRKKNITGKLFQNALDSIGITVNKNQIPNDPQSPFVTSGVRIGVTSITQRGLRGKEIEKIAEIMERVADAPEDTTNLDKCRRDAHELISRFPLYPENSFND comes from the coding sequence ATGTTGAAAAATACGAAAATATCAGATGCAGAATTGTATGAAATAGTTTGTGAAGAGTTGGAAAGACAAGAAAACAATATTGAAATGATTGCATCTGAAAGTACTGTACCATTAGAAATCATGGAGTTAAGCGGTTCTATATTTACTAATAAAACTTTGGAAGGATATCCGGGTAACCGATTCCAGGCAGGATCTGAAATAGCGGATAAATTAGAGATATTGGCAGATGAAAGGGCAAAAAAATTATTTGATGCAGAGCATGTTAATATTCAGCCATATTCTGGTTCAACGGCAAATTATTGTGTTTATTCATCTATATTAAAACCGGGAGACAAAGTTCTGAGTATGAGACTTGACCAGGGAGGCCATTTAACTCATGGAAGTCCTGCAAATTTTTTGTCTAAAGTTTATGATTATGATTTTTATGGTGTAAATAAAGATACTGAATTAATAGATTTGGATGAGGTCAGGGAGAAGGCATTAAAAGATAGACCAAAGTTAATTATAGCAGGGGGAAGTTCGTATCCAAGACTTATAGATTACAAGTCGTTTTCTGAAATTGCTAAAGAAGTTGGAGCATATTTCATGGTAGATATGGCTCATGTTGCAGGGTTAGTTGCGGCAAAAGTTATACCCAGTCCGGTACCTTATGCAGATTTTGTAACAACTTCAACTACAAAAACATTTGGCGGTCCAAGGGCAGGTATGGTTTTGTGTAAGAATGAATATGCGAAATTGTTGGACAAAGGTGTATTTCCAGGGTGTTTGGGTTCTATGCATCTTACTACTATGGCGGCTAAAGCATGGCTGTTTAAACATGCTGCAACAGATGAATTTAAAAATATAATGTCAAGTATATTGGTTAACGGAAGAAAATTAGCGGAAGAATTAGAAAAACGAGGTTTTAGGATTGTAACCGGAGGAACGGATAATCATATTGTCATGGTTGATTTAAGAAAGAAAAATATAACCGGAAAATTGTTTCAAAATGCACTTGATTCAATAGGCATAACCGTTAATAAAAATCAAATTCCGAACGATCCTCAATCACCGTTTGTTACAAGCGGAGTTAGAATAGGAGTTACTTCAATTACTCAAAGAGGATTGAGGGGAAAAGAAATAGAAAAAATTGCAGAGATAATGGAAAGAGTCGCAGATGCCCCTGAAGATACCACAAATTTGGATAAATGCAGAAGAGATGCTCATGAATTAATATCAAGATTTCCTTTATATCCCGAAAATTCTTTTAATGATTAA
- a CDS encoding ATP-dependent helicase yields MKINFNDQQTKAINHGKGPAIILAAPGSGKTTVLLHRTYNLISKHKILPEKILSITFSRASAKEMKKRFVNNFKNTSSIPITFSTIHSFSYSILREYTNRHGIPYTLIEGNSNSINKITILRNLYYDINGEWAADEKLEGINNGIGYIKNMMIGVDDYLKENKVEINHFKEIYMSYENFKKEKKMIDFDDMLVLTLDFLKRDSYLLSKWRNKYDFIQVDEGQDTSKIQLEIIKLIAKPKNNLFIVADDDQSIYGFRGAFPQGLFDLKREFKDLSIFYMEENYRSSRNIVSVCNKFIRQNKLRYNKNIFTKNNYVSPINIVKLNTITEQYEYIIKELKKFADYSNAAILYRNNISSIGVIEYLENNKIPFHMRDVNVKFFNHWIIKDIISFLNVANNPEDLNSFEKIYFKMKGFIYKNYVDYIKTLNYDKSVFDRILEINDLSRDYRQKIMEIKIDFNRLKNMAPHEAITFIEKSLEYEIYLKENALKFGYTFDSLKTILYYLKLISAKTENLEELLRRLKYLEYLTFQSKYNTKGVNLSTIHSAKGLEYDRVFMIDLIEGDFPSSNSIDAFENGKIQLMEEERRLFYVGMTRTKNNLMLLTYSNKSEKKVYPSRFVNELENL; encoded by the coding sequence ATGAAAATAAATTTTAATGATCAACAAACAAAAGCCATAAATCACGGAAAGGGTCCCGCTATTATATTGGCTGCTCCGGGTTCCGGAAAAACAACTGTCCTTTTACATAGAACATATAATTTAATATCAAAACATAAAATTCTGCCGGAAAAGATACTTTCCATCACTTTTAGCCGGGCTTCTGCCAAAGAAATGAAAAAAAGGTTTGTCAATAATTTTAAAAACACTTCCTCTATTCCCATAACTTTTTCAACAATTCACAGTTTTTCCTATAGCATATTGAGGGAATATACTAATAGACATGGAATACCCTATACTCTTATAGAAGGAAACAGTAATTCTATAAATAAAATCACTATATTAAGAAATCTATATTATGATATAAACGGTGAATGGGCCGCGGATGAAAAGTTAGAAGGAATAAACAACGGCATAGGATATATAAAAAATATGATGATTGGTGTTGATGATTATTTAAAAGAAAACAAGGTTGAAATAAACCACTTCAAAGAGATTTATATGTCATACGAAAATTTTAAAAAAGAGAAGAAAATGATAGATTTTGATGATATGCTTGTTTTAACTCTCGATTTTCTTAAGAGGGATTCTTACCTTCTTTCAAAATGGAGAAATAAATATGATTTCATCCAAGTAGACGAGGGACAAGACACGTCTAAAATTCAGTTGGAAATAATTAAACTTATAGCAAAACCTAAAAATAATCTGTTTATAGTGGCAGATGATGACCAATCCATTTACGGATTCAGAGGCGCTTTCCCTCAAGGCCTGTTTGATCTTAAAAGGGAATTTAAAGACCTTTCAATATTCTACATGGAAGAAAATTATCGATCATCCCGAAATATTGTCTCTGTATGCAATAAATTTATAAGGCAAAATAAATTAAGATACAACAAAAATATATTTACAAAAAATAATTATGTATCTCCTATAAATATAGTGAAGCTTAATACAATAACAGAACAGTATGAATATATAATAAAAGAACTGAAAAAATTTGCTGATTATTCAAATGCTGCCATATTGTATAGAAATAATATATCTTCTATCGGTGTTATAGAATATTTAGAGAATAACAAGATTCCCTTTCATATGAGAGATGTAAATGTTAAATTTTTTAATCATTGGATAATAAAAGATATCATCTCATTTTTAAATGTAGCTAATAATCCTGAAGATTTAAACTCCTTTGAAAAAATATATTTTAAAATGAAAGGCTTTATATATAAAAATTATGTGGATTATATAAAAACTCTCAATTATGATAAATCAGTATTCGATAGAATATTGGAAATAAATGATTTGAGCAGAGATTATCGTCAAAAAATAATGGAAATAAAAATCGATTTTAACAGGCTTAAAAATATGGCACCTCATGAAGCAATAACATTTATAGAAAAGAGCTTAGAATATGAAATATATTTGAAAGAAAATGCTCTAAAATTTGGATACACCTTTGATTCATTAAAAACTATACTTTATTATTTAAAATTAATCTCTGCAAAAACAGAAAATTTAGAAGAGCTTCTAAGAAGATTGAAATATTTAGAGTATTTAACATTTCAATCAAAATATAATACCAAAGGAGTAAATCTTTCAACTATCCACAGTGCAAAAGGTTTGGAATATGACAGAGTATTCATGATAGATTTAATTGAGGGCGATTTCCCTTCTTCCAATAGTATAGACGCCTTTGAAAACGGCAAAATTCAGCTAATGGAAGAAGAAAGAAGGTTATTTTATGTGGGAATGACCAGAACAAAAAATAATCTTATGCTTTTAACCTATTCAAACAAAAGTGAAAAAAAAGTATACCCTTCCCGATTTGTAAATGAATTAGAAAATTTATGA
- a CDS encoding alpha/beta hydrolase family protein, translating to MLETKIIESRAHEMIAVYEYKNKDVRGDYVLLFNHGFVGNKITPHRMAVNLSRKILDMGITTVRFDCVGAGDSEGDYEYMTINGEVEDTLNVVEVLKKDFNMKKLFMMGYSMGGAIAALSAAEVNPDALILWSPVSNPFWNFYHLIGHEKFMKGINGNDVDVEGDMVSRKFFEDIIKIDPIRKIKNFENPVRIIHGSKDNDILPINSIAYKSVLRDVKVKFIDEADHCYSSAKFQSQLIEETSKFIIELLK from the coding sequence ATGCTGGAAACAAAGATTATAGAGAGCAGGGCTCATGAGATGATAGCTGTATATGAATATAAAAATAAAGATGTCAGGGGAGATTACGTTCTTCTTTTTAACCATGGCTTTGTCGGCAACAAGATAACACCCCATAGAATGGCTGTAAATTTGTCCAGAAAAATTTTAGACATGGGGATAACAACGGTACGATTTGATTGTGTAGGAGCGGGGGACAGTGAAGGAGATTATGAATATATGACCATTAATGGAGAAGTTGAAGATACTCTCAATGTAGTTGAAGTTTTAAAAAAGGATTTTAATATGAAGAAATTGTTTATGATGGGTTACAGTATGGGAGGAGCAATTGCGGCATTGTCTGCTGCAGAAGTAAATCCAGATGCATTGATATTATGGTCTCCTGTCTCCAATCCGTTTTGGAATTTTTATCATTTGATTGGACATGAAAAATTTATGAAAGGGATTAATGGGAATGATGTTGATGTGGAAGGGGATATGGTTAGCCGGAAATTTTTTGAAGATATTATTAAAATAGATCCCATAAGAAAAATAAAAAATTTTGAAAATCCGGTTAGAATAATACACGGAAGTAAGGATAACGATATACTGCCCATAAATTCCATAGCATATAAATCTGTACTTAGAGATGTAAAAGTTAAATTTATAGATGAGGCAGATCACTGCTATTCTTCAGCAAAGTTTCAATCACAACTGATAGAAGAAACATCTAAGTTTATCATAGAACTGTTAAAGTAA
- a CDS encoding HAD family hydrolase: MKTIIFDMDGVIVDSEPLHFEVFNKLLGKFGKKVSVEEHSKYIGVTDYDCWSELKYKLNIPVSVEKLIEMYKENFIENINDIQMVDNVESFIKNVYKDYSLGLASSNNRRSVDAIITKFQLEKYFKIFINGEEVKNGKPAPEIFLKAANEMNASYTDCIVIEDSNAGVEAAKAANMKCIGYKNPNSGNQDLSKADLIIKNFNELSIEILESLFYV, from the coding sequence TTGAAAACTATAATATTCGATATGGATGGAGTCATTGTAGACAGCGAACCTTTGCATTTCGAAGTATTTAATAAGCTCTTAGGAAAATTCGGCAAAAAAGTTAGCGTGGAAGAACATTCTAAATACATTGGAGTAACTGATTATGACTGCTGGAGTGAATTAAAATATAAGCTTAACATCCCCGTTTCTGTAGAAAAGCTAATAGAAATGTATAAAGAGAATTTCATAGAAAATATAAATGATATTCAAATGGTAGATAATGTTGAAAGTTTTATTAAAAATGTATATAAAGATTATTCCTTAGGATTGGCTTCATCTAATAATCGAAGAAGCGTCGATGCAATAATAACAAAATTTCAATTGGAAAAATATTTTAAAATATTTATAAACGGCGAAGAAGTAAAAAACGGAAAACCCGCTCCTGAAATTTTTCTCAAAGCCGCAAATGAGATGAATGCATCTTATACCGATTGCATAGTAATAGAAGATTCCAATGCGGGAGTAGAAGCTGCAAAGGCTGCAAACATGAAATGTATAGGATATAAAAATCCTAATTCGGGGAATCAAGATCTGTCTAAGGCAGATTTAATAATAAAAAACTTCAATGAATTATCAATAGAAATATTAGAAAGTTTATTTTATGTGTAA